The Hevea brasiliensis isolate MT/VB/25A 57/8 chromosome 9, ASM3005281v1, whole genome shotgun sequence nucleotide sequence GATTACCAATCTTGTTCTTTTTGCTTGCTATTATATGTGTGGAAGAGATTTGAGTACAATGATTGCTGGTTCAATAGAAACTGGGAAAAAAATCAAAGCTCTCAATGATTGCTAATGGTCTTCTCACATCACTGTATAGTTTTCTTGGTCTAGATAAAATGAGTGCGAAGATAACAGGAAAATTTAATCCTTGACCTCCCAGCTCTATCACCTGATTCATGGGATTCAGGTGGCTGCATGTCATACTAGACATAGGCTTATCAGGGGATTGTGAAAAGAACACTTGAGCAAAACACAGGCAGAGAATGCCATATTGGAAAATTTATATTCCCTTATTAGGACATATTTGTTGTTTACGATCTCTAGTTTATGTCAACTTTTATCGACTTCCCAATTTTGTTCTTGAGATATTATATATTTGGGTGTTCATTGTTAATCAATGTATGATTGAATGAGAACATTGTAGTTATCTATGGACGTATGGGATTTAACCGAACCTATTCTTAAGGCTCTGTTCTTATAccattttatatttttatcatgACATGAAAACAACTTTTAATATTAGAAGATAATTTCTCTAACAGGCCTGAATTGGCTGTTTGCTTGTCATTGCTTAATCACTCAATGTTTGAATTTCTTTTTGATTAATCACTCAATCTAAATGATTTTAACCATTTAGTATTTTTTTTgtctaaagaaaaaaaatatttgataCTACTTTTTTAAATGTTGATAGTTCaactttttaattataatttaatttgattaattgtatgttgaaTTATGTTTATAAATCTTTAATCTAATTGTAAGTtatttgtaattattttaaattaataatattcagTAACGAGTTCACATTAATAAAAGagttaattaatttctttttattaaaatgttccgtaaaaatatatatttttaaattaattttttataaatttaattattaaactctctaattttttttaatgacttGCTTAAATATAATAATTGACTCTTTTCTTTTCACATAAAAATAttaatcttactaaattttatcctattaaattcttaatatttaaaaatttatttaaaaattttatttttaatatgcaTTTTTTTAATGTATTGAATcgagattttctttttatttgcagttgataatatttaattaatatttttatgatccattaattaaataagtgatcatttgaaaaaaaaaaaattaaataagtgaTCCATCTAACGGGGTCATTCTGCCGGGTACCGTTCGGGCCGGTTTTAATAAGACTGCTCTTGCCTCACTCAGACCGACTTAGACACTTTCCTCATCCTCTTGCCCCTCTCGTCTCTGAGCTCTCTCCTCCTGCCCGCGAGTGTACCTCCCTCCCTCATAGTTGCCGTGCATCTCTGTCGACCTGACCTTCTTGGAATCGCTGATCTCAAAAACTCATCGCATCGCTCGCGTTCCGACGTGTCTCTCTGAGATTCTGCCTCCCTCCTTCGCCTCGTCTCTCCTGTCTGCGGCCCTCTTAATTTTTGAAGGTATCATAATTTCTGTTTATTGTATCTTATTAGGGTGACTGTTTATGTAGGTTGTAGCCTGCTACTTCATTTTTCCtcgtttatttaattaaaaaaaagtacAAGTGTTGTTGTTGAAGGAAAGGAGGGGGCTATGATCTGTTCATCTGTTTCCGTGAAAACAGCCAGTATAACCTTCTTTCTGAAAAGAATACCACGAGATGTGCAAGGGTACTGCAGATTTTGGTGCTTCCTTTGGGATTTTGGTCCATTCTTAAGAACTTGAAGAGGCAAATTAGCATAGATCCTAGGCCTATAGCAATATGAGTTATTCCTTTCCATATTATTGACACTTTTACTGATGCAACTCTAAAATCTATCCAAGAAAAGTTAAAGTCTGTGCCTGTGCTTTGAGAAGAGATCCCCAGCAAAAATTTTATTGTTTATTTCCATGTGAAGTAGCATCCTATCATTCTTCATGCGTTTCCTTTGTAGAAATTTAATCTAACTTCCTTTACCTAGGCAATTGAACTGTGATATGCCTTCAATTGGTGTTATTTTGGCTACATCAATTCGATGTTATTTTTTCCTCAAAACTCATTGTTTCATTTTCATATTAATTTAAGcggaattgaattgaattatgcATTGCATAGAATTTTGCTAAATAGGGTTGAGCATGACTTATCAAAATAACCTAATAATTGTgctgttgatttttttttagtgAAATGCAAAAGTACGGTTTGCAGCTGAGGGTACAACCCCAGCAGGCCAAAAAGCCGCCAAGACCTCCTCTTCAGGCGCCTCTTGGGTttcatgatgatgatgatgaggatAATGTTGAAAAGGAGATTTCACGGCAGGCTACCAAGAACAAGTCTCTTAAGGATGTAAGTAAGcttcttttgtatttttttttctctcaaaaaAATACTTTGTACTTCTGTTTCCTATGTTTTGTTTTTCACTGCTTTCTCCTTGTTCCTTTTTTGGTTTTAAGATTGAGGAGCAGCATAAGAAAGCATTGGAAGAAGACCCTTCAGTTTTCGATTATGATGGAGTTTATGATGAGATGAAACTAAAAATTGCTCAACCACGAGAACAAGATCGTGAAGAAAGAAAGGTATTGGTTGTACGTGAGACACTTACTTTGAAAAATTGACTGAGTTTTATCTAATTTCCTATGCTAGGTAGTaagtaatttcatattaataaaaaaaaatccctgGTCCGAACTGCCCTGAATTTTTAGGATAATAAAGAATGGAaattttatgttatggtacaattATGGTGATTTAATTTTGAGAATCCCTGAAATTTGGGACAGTTCTGAAGATTTTCAAGTCCCCGGATAGGACTGAACCATGCTCAGGCCAATCAAATAATCTAGTACTAAGTATTATTACGACAACAACTGAGCCTTATTCCCAAAGTAGTTGGGGTCAGTTATTAAGTATTATTGAAGCTCTAATTTATTAGTTGTGCCAAATTATGTGGAATTAATTTTTAAAGCTTTGCTATGTTGTGAAGTAATTTGCAAGATTCTTATTGAGTCCTTGCGCTAGTTTAGTAAACTTTATTTTTCTATTTCGATGCTTACTTCACTTTTTTACTACCATAGGTTCTAGAATTGCAGGTAATCTATTTTCCCTTCGTTCCAGCCATGTAatattgttttcttttaattattattttattattattattttttttgaaagAACATAAATTGAAGCTCTGTCATACATAGTGTTTAAAAGATGGGATCATGAAAGGTTGGTTTCTTGTTGCAGCCTAAATATATTCAAGCTTTGATCAAGAAAGCAGAACAACGACAGCGAGAACATGAGATCATATATGAGAAAAAACTTGCTAAAGAAAGAAGCAAAGATGATCACTTATATGCAGACAAGGACAAATTTGTCACAAGTGCTTACAAGAAAAAACTTGCAGAGCAGGCAAAATGGATGGAGGAAGAGCGCATGCGTCAACTTCAAGAGGAGAAAGAGGATGTATGTATAACTTTTCCTTGTACTTCTCCTCTTGCTTCTTCTATGTTGAACTTACCCCTAACTTGGTCCCCATGTAATAGGATTTTATTTCATAGTTGAGTTGTTACTGTCTGGTTTACACTGCTGCTCTGTTGCTGCCTCTTGGTCTATAGATGCATTGATGCTGCTAGCAGTGGCATATCTATTTGTCTGTATGGACTTTTCATTTGGACAATGGTATTCATATTTTGACCTTTTTTTCATGCTATTTGACATACTAATTTTTCTATGCCTTGAACAACCATCTTTTTATTGTATTATCTGATATCATGCTTTGCATTGTATAAATTTGATCATTGCCACTGCATGGGGTGAATTGAGCTTATGTATTCAGACATATGTATCAATATTGCATTCATATAATAAGCACTATATTGGTTTcgaatattttgtagtttttcttCCACCATAATGTTAAGATACGTTGTTAATGGATAACACAGTTTTTGTAGAGCTTTTCAAGgcctttttattttaaaaaatgaatctccttttatcctttttttttcctgtaccttttttaaaaaaataaaattcttttaaCATATGTAATGAAAGTATGATAAGATGTATCAAGTGGTATTGCTATAAACTATTTTTATGATTCACTGATTCTAATATTTCAACTtggtcattttatttttttattgtcatTTATTTTTTCTATGTGTATGTTTCTGAAAATCGTTTGTTAAATTTTCATGGATTTTCTTTTGGCTTAAGCAGTTTATCATCGTATATTTGACTTAGTTTAATATCCAAAAGTTGAGCTACATGTTCAATTCAGTCTACTTGATCACCTATTAtccctaaattttcatttataaaatgTGCAGGTAAAGTTTTAGCTTTGTGTTCTTCCTAAATTCGTGATCTTGACCCAAACATTGTGAAGATCTGTGAAGTCTTGTACGAGTAGCACTTCCCCTTGTCCTTTAGGTTCCTATTGAAATGGAAGCAACTTCTCAATGAACATATGTAGGTCACagttaattattttagtttattaatgaaaaagTTGGGTCTTCTAAGTTCTAACACCCTCACCCTTGATCGTGAAACAACTTTAGGTTATTAAATTTTGGTCAATATACTAGCAAGTTTGAGCTTAGTAATTGAGAAAAGGATGTGAGCAAATCATAGCATTGTAGAATTTAGTTGGCCAGCAAATCATTTCTTAAGTTTCCTCTCTGTACTTCACCTTGATGTGCTTTAAATTTAATCAAATGAAATGCATGTATAGATAATGATTTTCTGCTGACCATATTATTCAAAACTTGTTTTGATAGAGCATGTCTTTAAAATCAATCAAATGAAAGGTATTTGTAGATAATGATTTTCTGCTAACCATATTGTTCGGAACTTGTCTGATAGAGCATGTGTTTGTCTttgttgataagaaaaattaggtGCACAGTTAGTAATGTTATATTTCTGTTATTTTGTTGAAAAGGTTACTAAAAAAAGTGATTTGAGCGAGTTCTACTTCAATCTTGGAAAAAATGTTGCATATGGTGCGAAAGACAGAGAGTCAAGGAAGCAAGAGAAACAGACTGACCTCAGGAAGCCAGAGAAATTAGATGATAAGGTGTCAGCTGGTACATCTGAAAGAGTTCATCCTTCACAAGACTCAAAGTCAGTTATGGATATGGAGTCTTCTAGCTCCACGGTGAAAGAGAGGCATCCTTCTGTTCCTCCTAGGAGAAATTCCGAGTCCTTAGATCTTAAACCAGTTCCTGATGAACAAGTTTCGGACACATTGGTACAAGAAAAATCTTCATCTGAACAACCATCGGCTAATCAACCAAAGCAAGACCATCATAAACGAAATGAGGATGCACTTGCTGCAGCTAAAGAACGTTTTTTGGCACGGAAGAAGGCAAAGCAGCAACTGTGAATGTTTCTTTCTCTCTGCATGTGATGTAATTGAAATTCCAAAGGAATTACTATTATATTTGTCGCTTATCTCACTTTGTCCGGTTTTTTACTTGTTGCCTGTTCTCTCGAAAGGGTTAATAGATATTTTGATTTCTTAGATCCTCGTATTACCATTGTTGTGCTTGATCTTTTGATGCTTGCCAAGTTGCCATTATGAAATTGTTGAGCAATGAAAGAGGGTACTTTGTATGGTAGTTGGAATTAGACCTTTTCATTGGGCATGGTGGCCTGGGTTCATGCCTTGCCAAGTTCGGCCGGCTTGAAAGGCTCTGCCTTCCATAGGGATGGCAATTGTTTTGGCCCTGGACCTACTCTCTCTGGTTTCGTCTTGTTCAGACATTGCGGTGGGATTAGGATTTTTAAAATAAAGAATAAACAAACAATAGATAAATCCAAACAACTTTTTTAAGCATCATCtcgaattttaaaatttattttgataataatatatttttattatttttaaaaaatattaatttatttatatgtatttaaatattataattttaataaaaatatataaatatattattaaatttatatttcaaatttattttttctattttataaaataaatttaaaatgtacaatgataaattaaaataaaaagaaaattttcacgACAAAATTGGCCTTGCTCTGCGGAAAATTTTCTGCTCCAATTTCAAATTTCTTTGTGGGGGTGGAGACAGAAGAAgcgatccatatatatatatatatatatatatatatatatatatatatatatatatatatataagtgactTCCCTAATAAATGGAGTAGAATTCTTACCAACCCACAAAAATGAAGAGTAGTTGGCCTGCAATCTGATTCAGACCTACCACAGCACGCTCTATACCAAACGGTCTTCCCCCTTCCACACAACACAAGGACAAAACTTTATAATCCCGAATTATTGTCTCCCTCTATCAACAAAACTATCAAATAATATCTTATTATTTATTCAATTCCTTCACATTCGTCTTTATATATAGCCATTATTTGTAAGAGAGATAGATATTTGATTATTGAACAACTAGTTTAATGGCTTCAGTAAATATATTTCATTTTACCCTGTTGATTGATGGGAATTCTAATTCTAAAGTCAATTTAGGAAAGGAATTTCTATattcttagtgaattatttcatccTAATATTGATAATATACCTTTTTCAACCAATTTTTTGAGAAAATTACTCTATATAATATCATTATTATAATAAACAAATATTTTTCATGCCAAATTATAATATATGTATttcttaatttgaaaattttaaatttacttaATAAATAATAAACTTTCAAGAAGTGGAGAATTTGAACCAAACAAGTTCTTAGTAGAAAGTTGTACTCTCTTAGATGAACTCATTAATGGAttgaaaatatagaaattaacTCATAATATTGAaatagataaaattataatttaactaaataaaaatctaattttcatatgaaatttgtagTCACTGCCCCACCAGTTATGGAATCAGTTAGATAGGACCCATGAGAAGGATGCAATAAAGTCCTGAAACAAAAGTTACAAATTTTTAACTTCAAAAAAGAAGTTAttattatttgacaaaaataaCCATTGTTAGATTTAGCTAATCTTCTAGCAGTCTAACATTTCAAGTAGTGAATGGTAGTTAAGCAAAAGCTTCAAGGCAAAGGTCTTCTTTTGATCTCATAATCACTATATAGAATCTGCTTTCAAGGCCATATAAATATCAACTGAAAACCCCAGTTCTTCTCTTAACTAAATAATTATGGGGTCAAAAGAGCCAGAGTACCAGTCCTTGCTTCCCACACTTGATTCACATTCAAGAATTCCAGACTTGTCATCTCAGGCAATTGAGGAGTTCTTGGAACAAAGGACAGTGCCAATTAGATGGTGGCCTCGTCTTATTGCATGGGAATCAAGGCTCTTATGGTTATTGTCTTGGGCTTCTATAATTGTTTCCATATTCAATTTCATGCTTAGCTTTGTCACCCAAATGTTCTGTGGACATTTGGGTGCTGTAGAGCTTGCTGGTGCTTCCATTGCCAATGTTGGAATTCAGGGTCTCGCTTATGGGATTATGGTATGTCTGTTCTTTACTAGTTTATTCTTTTCATCACTTCTatttattttattcaaataaagTATGGTACTGAAATTTAGTGATGAATTGAATTgctaagagtgaaaatttgaccCATAATATGAATACAGCTGGGCATGGCTAGTGCTGTGCAAACAGTGTGCGGCCAAGCCTATGGAGCTAAGCAGTACTCAGCAATGGGCATCATATGCCAGAGAGCAATTGTGCTGCACTTGGGAGCAGCTGTGCTCCTCACATTCCTCTACTGGTTCTCAGGCTCAGTCCTCGCAGCTATGGGGCAATCAGAGGCCATCGCCGAGCAAGGACAAATTTTTGCCCGAGGTTTGATCCCTCAGATATATGCATTTGCCATAAGCTGCCCTATGCagaggtttcttcaagctcagaACATTGTGAACCCTCTTGCATACATGTCTGTTGGGGTGTTCTTTGTTCACATCCTTCTCTCGTGGCTTGTTATTTATAAATTGGACTACGGGCTTCTAGGAGCAGCCTTAACACTGAGTTTGTCTTGGTGGCTTCTTGTCATCTTGAATGGTCTTTACATTGTTCTTAGTCCAAATTGCAAGGAAACTTGGACTGGCTTATCAATAAGTGCTTTCAAAGGAATTTGGCCTTATTTCAAGCTCACAGCTGCTTCTGCTATCATGCTTTggtatgaaaagaaaagaaaagaaactaaATTATTCAATACACTCCTTGCATCGCACTTTCTATTCCATTAATACAGAATCGCAGTGCATCAAATAATTTGGATTAATACACAAGATGTTATTTGAAATGCAGCTTGGAGATATGGTACAGTCAAGGAATGGTACTGATATCAGGTCTCCTCCCAAACCCAACTATCTCACTAGACGCTATTTCCGTTTGGTAAGTAAAAAAACCCATTTCCATTTTCCCCAAGCTATCCATTATTTTATTGTCCTTGCAAGTTCTAATGTTGAAGTATACTATCTCCAGCATGAATTACTTGAACTGGGACATGCAATTTATGCTGGGCCTAGCAGCAGCCACCAGGTTGGTGATGAGATGCCTAATTAAAACAAATCAGGTTTGAAATTTGATATTTGAACGTTTGTCCAAGTTGATGGCATAAAATTTCTGGTTAAATGCAGTGTTCGAGTGAGCAATGAACTAGGGGCTGGCCATCCAAAGGTTGCAAAATTTTCAGTGTTTGTAGTGAATGGGACTAGCATTATTATCAGTATAATTTTTAGTGCTATTGTGCTGAGTTTTCGAGTTGGATTGAGCAAACTCTTTTCAAATGACTCTGAGGTTATAGAAGCAATTTCCGATCTTACTCCTCTGCTTGCCATCTCTGTTTTCCTCAATGGTGTTCAACCTATACTCTCAGGTAACAATCATTTCTGTACACATTAAGTATATGATGGTAAGCAGTCCAATCtcgattattttttttcttttgacatattagaattttttttttttattcatgagATGGATTTGTGCAATGTTGCTATACATTAGGATCATAATTATGTTCTTTTCGTGTGGCAGGTGTGGCTATTGGCAGTGGATGGCAAGCTGTGGTAGCTTATGTTAACCTTGTCACTTACTATATTATTGGTCTCCCCATTGGCTGTGTGCTTGGGTTCAAAACCAGTTTAGGAGTAGCAGTAAGCTTCTGCTCTTCTCTCTGGCATCAATACAAAAAATTTCTTGTCGGTGAATTAAAACAAAATTTCCCAATTTTTGTTTCAGGGAATTTGGTGGGGGATCATTATTGGAGTTGTTTTCCAGACAATAACTTTAATTATTCTGACTTCAAGAACAAATTGGAATGCTGAGGTGAATTATCTTGCTATGTGAATTTAATTTACCATATTCAAGTTGGATATTACATTTATAGGTATTTGATTATACCATTGTGAATTCTTTTTTAGGTTGAAAAAACTGCTAGACGGTTGAATGAGTCTGCAAGAGAGGCCTTGGAATCATTGCCCAATCCTTAACTCACCCCATAGGCTTCTCTTtaccattttctttcttttctctgatgGATAAAAGTTGTTCTTTCAATGTACTGAAGATTGGAATGAAAGAATCCAACCTTTCATCCTCATCAGCCAGGAATTTGAAATTTGTATCCAAGGGGGCTGGTGGTGCATCTGACTGTTCAGATTTGAAGTTCAAGGCATGTAAGAGTTGTgatggagttttttttttctctaagatAAAAGATCTTTCCCTTCTATGCAGTACAAAACTTTTAATGGATTTCCTAATTTAAAATAACAAAGAGTTCAAATTTATAGTACAAggcagagaaaaaaaataaactaaCTAAAGTAAAATTATGCCGAGGATGGGCAACCCCAGAAGAGTCATGGAGCAGCCATTTGgcttttccctttttaatgataATGAACATTTCAAACCAACCAGTCAATGAAAATGAATAGTAGTTTTCGACGACAGAAAGAAAAAAAGTCAATGGAATAACTCACGCTCTCTGCAAATGTTGTGGTTCAGTGAATATGAAAAATAACTAGCTTATATGAGATGGATAAACACCGAGTAGCACAAAGATAAAATGCAACTACTAAACTTTCATTAATTACACCATTCAAATTACGGTTAAAAGAGGTTAACAGCTAACcccttaattattaattttatttaatctcaacctaaacacactctaaaacatatatatatatatatatatatattgtatgtTAATTAATCTAACAGAAAAAATGTATCACTACAAGAAAATAAGACTTCTAGAGACAAAACAATCTATAGGTCTAAATTTATCGCCAAAAGTAGTAGGAACTGACACTACAAGAAAAATAAGACCTTTAGCGACGAAACGATCCATGACCATTTTGATTGAAACTCATGAACAAATTCATAAAACAACTCATTAGATTTTCTAATCGGGTACCAAAAACCAATTAAATGTAGTCGCTTGGTATTATTACTGCACTACTTCAAGGTGCTTTTTTGCAGCATTTTAACCGTAACTCCTCAACTGCGAGCTTTTTTCCTGAAGCAAGTGACTCCTGCCTTCAACTGTATGGCAAGCTAACATGATAAGTTTCGGTCTTTGATTGATTCATTACTGTCAACAGCTCCAACAAACCCCAATGTATCTTGCCACTTAAAACTCTGCCAAGAAACTGCAGCTTTACGTTTCATCCTATGTGCCCAGATGCTGCTCCGGCTGTTCCACTTTCGGACCTCACTGAGAGAGAATGTGCTTTTTCCTCCATCTTTGTCCCGCATTTGAGGTGCAAAAAAGGCGGGTCTTGCCCCAGCCACTGCTATCCTTGGAAAATTAAGAGAACCACTGAGGGATAAGGATGCAGTCTCCGCCCTTGGAGTCGAAAAAGTAGACAAGAAGACATCCCTCGCACTAGTTTTTTTGCTTTCTGCACCCTTTGCAGCAGATAGACTCTTCAACCCAGGAGACATTCCAGTTTGATGGCCAACCACTGCACAAGCAGCAGCTGGTCCAGGCGAGGAGTATACTACCTTTCTTTGATCACCTTCCCTAGATAGGGAGGAGAGTGAAAATAGGCCACGCATAGTGGTTGTGGTGGGTTCAAGAATCTTCTGTGGTGGAACAAATTCTTCTACTGCCCTGAATTTCTTCCGGAAGTGAAGGGGTCCACCCTCAACCCATCGTACAAGAGCTATCCGAGAGGAGCGATTAGGGTCATACTCTATCCTTTCCACAACGCCCATAGATAATGtgcttcttttcagatcaattcTTCTATGCAAACGCTTTGCTCCACCTCCTCGGTGAAAAATTGTAATACGCCCTGCAGAATTCCTACCACCAGTCTTTCCGACATTTAAAGTCAATTGTCTAGGGGCTTTATTTGCTTCTTTAACTATAGAAGTATTCTCCctgtaaaaaaataataaataaataaatcagcaAAGATCAATAAGCACAATTgcagaactttggagaagtataaTCGTAATGGTGTATAAGAGAATGCATCTAAAGTAGTTCATGTTAGCATCACTGTAACTGCTATCGTCATGAAATTTGCATATACAAGTAAAATTGACTTGGCAATATTACAAAGCAAAATTAAATTGAGTTGGCCCTTGTGGACAAGGCTATTTACTCTAGATCTACAATTGAATGAGCACCCTCTGTCAAATAGGAGTGTAGATTAAAGGAACTTGAGCTCAAATGCTCAAGCCAATTGAATTCAGTTATGAGACACAACTGCTTACGGACATCATCAGACACAACTTGAGCTCAAACATTTCCATGATAAGCAAGCAATTACAATGGAATGACATCAAATATACATCTCAAACTCAAAGCGAAAGAAATCAACAGTACCTGATCCCAATCGCTGTTCCCTTCCCAGCTGTTGGTGATCTTGTCTTGAATGCCTGCCATGCCTGGACGCCGTATTTGCCAGCATGAGAGGCAGCAGCCACTGCATTTGCCGCCATTAATAGTGCaacctttttaaaaaaaaattaaactatttaattaggaAAAACTGTTGCAAATCATATATGAACATTAATCACTAGAAAAGGAAAAAATTTGAAGTGCCAGTCTGAAATACTAGGGATCAGCATGAAActtagataataaaaaaaaagtcatGATAAATTCAAGACGCAATCAACTACCCTATTTAACAGGAAAATCTCCGTTTTTACTAACCGAAGTAATTTAGCACAAGTGCAATTTTAAGCCTATCCACTGAAAAATGAAGAGTGAAGCAATTCCAAGGAAGTTAGAATAGATCTTACCCAGTGAGATCGGGAGAGACCCTTCCTGTTGAGTTAGTGCAGTTCAGTGGCAGAATCGATAGGGATATTCTCCGTCGCATGCAGAAGAAGTGGAAAAATGTGATGATAGAAAGAGAAATAGACAGAGATTGGGAAAGCAGTCAATGTTGACGGTGAGGAACGTAATAATGGTGACGGCCGCGGCTATCGGAGAAGGGAATTTTATGTAGCGTAGCAGTTGTGGAGGGTTAAAATGGATATGGCGGTGCCTGCGGATAGCCGTTGAGTTGCCGTTGGCCGTGTAGGGCGGGTTTAGAGGGAGCGGGGCTagagagcgagagagagagagagagagagagagagggtgagAAATGCATTAGGGTTCAGATGAAAGAAAATGAATTTAAGTGATTGCTTGGGATAGCTGAGATTCGTTGATACCGAATGGTGTTAAGAGTTAAACGACGTAGTCTTACTTTCAGCATGGGAGAAAATTTTATTAGAAAATGAGttatttttaatgttttaaaATCTCAAGTTTGTGCTGTAGAATctgttaattttttaaaataaaattttaaaaagtttatttttttatccatcaaatataaaaaaatttctttaaatgtttaaatatttaaaaaaaagttcTCATATTTTTGTTAAAATTACGTGTCCCTCATATATTCttaatcaattaaaaaatatttaaaaaattattctttGAATGATAAAAAAtaggggtgagcaatcggttcgaatcgaaccgaattaaattataaaaattgaattgtcaattttagaaattgaatcgaactaaaattgatgaaaaatcgaatcgaactgaatcggttcggttcgatttaaaccgattggtttgattttttattattttttaatgtagacttaattttcaagttatttggtctaattttagctttggtttgaatctaataaccattaatcaatgaaattaaacaattaatatatatataattaaatataattcataaattttcataaaaataaattaattcaaaaatcgatttggttcgatttgactatataaatcactattcaGTTCTATTCGGTTTAACctattttttctctttaaaa carries:
- the LOC110638618 gene encoding uncharacterized protein LOC110638618, with protein sequence MQKYGLQLRVQPQQAKKPPRPPLQAPLGFHDDDDEDNVEKEISRQATKNKSLKDIEEQHKKALEEDPSVFDYDGVYDEMKLKIAQPREQDREERKPKYIQALIKKAEQRQREHEIIYEKKLAKERSKDDHLYADKDKFVTSAYKKKLAEQAKWMEEERMRQLQEEKEDVTKKSDLSEFYFNLGKNVAYGAKDRESRKQEKQTDLRKPEKLDDKVSAGTSERVHPSQDSKSVMDMESSSSTVKERHPSVPPRRNSESLDLKPVPDEQVSDTLVQEKSSSEQPSANQPKQDHHKRNEDALAAAKERFLARKKAKQQL
- the LOC110638602 gene encoding protein DETOXIFICATION 41; this translates as MGSKEPEYQSLLPTLDSHSRIPDLSSQAIEEFLEQRTVPIRWWPRLIAWESRLLWLLSWASIIVSIFNFMLSFVTQMFCGHLGAVELAGASIANVGIQGLAYGIMLGMASAVQTVCGQAYGAKQYSAMGIICQRAIVLHLGAAVLLTFLYWFSGSVLAAMGQSEAIAEQGQIFARGLIPQIYAFAISCPMQRFLQAQNIVNPLAYMSVGVFFVHILLSWLVIYKLDYGLLGAALTLSLSWWLLVILNGLYIVLSPNCKETWTGLSISAFKGIWPYFKLTAASAIMLCLEIWYSQGMVLISGLLPNPTISLDAISVCMNYLNWDMQFMLGLAAATSVRVSNELGAGHPKVAKFSVFVVNGTSIIISIIFSAIVLSFRVGLSKLFSNDSEVIEAISDLTPLLAISVFLNGVQPILSGVAIGSGWQAVVAYVNLVTYYIIGLPIGCVLGFKTSLGVAGIWWGIIIGVVFQTITLIILTSRTNWNAEVEKTARRLNESAREALESLPNP
- the LOC110638603 gene encoding 60S ribosomal protein L2, mitochondrial, which translates into the protein MAANAVAAASHAGKYGVQAWQAFKTRSPTAGKGTAIGIRENTSIVKEANKAPRQLTLNVGKTGGRNSAGRITIFHRGGGAKRLHRRIDLKRSTLSMGVVERIEYDPNRSSRIALVRWVEGGPLHFRKKFRAVEEFVPPQKILEPTTTTMRGLFSLSSLSREGDQRKVVYSSPGPAAACAVVGHQTGMSPGLKSLSAAKGAESKKTSARDVFLSTFSTPRAETASLSLSGSLNFPRIAVAGARPAFFAPQMRDKDGGKSTFSLSEVRKWNSRSSIWAHRMKRKAAVSWQSFKWQDTLGFVGAVDSNESIKDRNLSC